The sequence CGCAACGGCTAGCGAAGCCTGGAGTGACCTAAAAGCTGGGCTGGGTCGGCAACTGACTGACAAGTGAAAATACCCGTTGGGCTCGGCTCGCGCGGCGCCGTCCTCTCCCACTCTCTACGCACGAACACAGCACGCGCCGCACCCCGCTCTCTCTCTCCTGCGTTCCCATCTGCGGCGGGGAGTGAGCACATTGAGGACGGTCTACTCCTCGTTCGCGTGCGGTTCGTCCCGAGCGATCCGGCAACCATGAACATCTTCAAGAAGAAGGTCGACCCCAAAGGTGCGGCTACTCACTCTTTGATTTCCTTTGTCGCGGGAGGGTGGTGACTGGTCTGGTGTCCCTTTAGGTTCGTGGATCCGCGAGAAATTTGGGGGGTTATCGCCGCCGTTTTATTCGGTGCTCACTGCTGCTTAGCTTCGATTATTCGCGGGGTGGAAGTGCCGTCTCCGCCGCCCGAACTCCGCAGGCGAGGTTCTCGATGGATTTCTGCCTCCGCCAGACCTGGAGGGAGGCCAGCCTGGTTGGGGTTAGGGTTTTAGGGCAACTTGTGCGCTTCTGTGTGAGGAGCGGTCGAGTGGAGGAGTCAAGCGTTCCGTTATGCGTTGCGGATTCTCCGGGAACTCGTTGGGGGGCAAAATGCGGATCACAAGCTTCGTGTGCTGAACGCACTGCTGACGAGTTGCTGTTTGTTTGTCACTTGCAGAGGCTCTCAGGACCAGCAAACGTGAAATGGCGGTCGCCACGCGGGGTGAGCAACCGAGCACTGCTGACCAATTGTTTGCCACTGCTGATGATTTACTGTTAGTAGACTATTAGTTCGCATTGCTACCCAGGCATCGTGGAAAAAGAATTCAGGAATCGCTGGCACATTTGCTAGTCGACATGTGTGTTATATTGAACCAGACTAGCACATGTTCATGAATCTGGAATATAGGTGGATATCTCATAACTTATATTGTTACAGGTTTGGCATATCAAATTACAGTAGCTCTTCGATTTAAAGAATGACGCTTAGGTAGCAGACCTTTTAGCCTTTATTTAATTTTGCTCTCAGTGATGCTAATGAATCCAGCAATCGCTACCATGTTTGCTACTGGATCTTTGTTATATTGAATCAGATCAGCAAAATATCATAAATTTGGTAAATCAATTGGTATTTGATAGTTTCTCTTGTTATAAAGTTCAGATTTAGATGACAGCAGCCCTTCAGTTCAAAATGAGGCTACATAATTTGCAATGCTAATTTTCTGACATCAACTCTCTATTTTACATCTTTTAGGAGTTGAGAGAGAGATTGGTTCCCTGCAAATGGAGGTATGCAGTATGTGCTGTTTGAAACATTTTAGTATAAATTTGAGTGGAGGCATGAAGTGGTTGTGTTAAATGTACCATTGTCTGTTATTCACGGTGCAGTTTTTACTACTACAGTATCCTGTGTTCTTGGAATGACTTGCTGATATCTATGTTCTGACATAATACTGTGTCTACCAAGCTCTAGCCACAATCTAGAAGCAGAAGCTAACCATCCTGAGGCCCCTAGCTAGCTTTCTCATGTGGTCCGAGGTGTggagtgcaaaacaaatctctggCCTAGAGGGAGTGTGATACATGTAGTGTTGCTGTCTTGGGCAACtgttttttattggtttatttctTAACTTCCCCTACTCTAGCAAATTTGTTTATCTGTTTCTAGGGTACATGGGGCTGCCTTTAATATTTGTTTATTGTTTGTGGACTTCCCTTACTAGAAGTAGAAGCCACAGCGTGGCATGTCAACTTATGGGCccagcaggttgccatgcgacctATCTATGTGCAAGTTGTATTGTCTGGTGTTGGTAATTCCATAGTGTCATTATGCAGGAGAAAAAGCTGGTTGCAGAGATAAAGAAGACTGCCAAGACTGGAAATGAGGTGAGTCTATTAGGAAGTTGAGGGAGATCGGTAGTCTCCAGTTCGCTTTGTCCTATGTTCTGATGATAGATGATCTGAATTTCTCAAGGCTGCAACCAAAATATTAGCTCGGCAACTTGTCAGGCTGAGGCAACAAATCCTCAATTTGCAAGGCACACGGGCACAGATTCGTGGAGTAGCTACTCACACACAGGCATGACCACCTTCGTGTTTGACTTTTTTTGAATTTCTGTTCTGATCGTGGACAAGATTAACTCGTGATTAATGCATCCATTCTTTATTCAGGCAATGTATGCTGGCACTTCAATCTCTGCTGGAATGAAAGGTGCAAGCAAAGCTATGTCAGCAATGAACAAGGTAAGAACTAAGATGGAAGACAACCATGTTAGCTGTTATTCAGTGTCAACACACCCTCTTAAGAAAATTTTGATTGTGAACACCTTTTTCGACTGTCTTCTAAGTGGCTTCTATATTTCACTGCACATTTCAGCAAATGGAACCGGCGAAACAGATAAAGGTCATGAAAGAATTCCAGAAACAATCAACACAGTTGGACATGACGGTAATAACATTGACACTGTGCTGGTTTTTGTTTATATTACTTCAAAGTTCAAAGCTCCCTTGTGTCATAGACATGTAACACTTAGTTACTTGCTTAGTTGCCATATACATGAATAAACTAGACACGTAAAACAGTAAATGCACTGTAAACCCGAGACCTGACCAATATGTCACACATGTTTGAACTGACGCTTGTATTCCTGATGTAGAACAGTGAACAGTTACCATTCACTAGCTACCACAACCTCT is a genomic window of Zea mays cultivar B73 chromosome 5, Zm-B73-REFERENCE-NAM-5.0, whole genome shotgun sequence containing:
- the LOC100284170 gene encoding charged multivesicular body protein 2a — its product is MNIFKKKVDPKEALRTSKREMAVATRGVEREIGSLQMEEKKLVAEIKKTAKTGNEAATKILARQLVRLRQQILNLQGTRAQIRGVATHTQAMYAGTSISAGMKGASKAMSAMNKQMEPAKQIKVMKEFQKQSTQLDMTLEMMSDAIDETLDKDEAEEETEELTNQVLDEIGVDVASQLSSAPKGRIGATNKKVDNGQARPARNVAAPALEPSSAEVEDLERRLASLRRT